A part of Mustela erminea isolate mMusErm1 chromosome 9, mMusErm1.Pri, whole genome shotgun sequence genomic DNA contains:
- the LOC116598115 gene encoding olfactory receptor 51H1-like has protein sequence MADNNHSYFQHPYFVLTGIPGLEQKYYWMAFPLGAIYVIALFGNGVIISTIKSESSLHIPMYYFLCMLALADMGLALCTLPSMLGIFWFNHKSIAFDACLVQMYFIHTFSAIESGVLVAMAFDRVVAIWTPLRYGTILTNGVVCRTGTVILTRAVCVVFPVPFLIKRLPFYRSNILSHSFCLHQDVMRLACASTRVNSLYGLIAVIFTKGSDSLSILLSYVFILQTVMAIASGEGRLKALNTCVSHICAVLIFYVPLIGVSVIHRFGKHLSPLTHALMANAYLLVPPVLNPIVYTVKTKEIRKKIIQIFVQSKITAEG, from the coding sequence ATGGCAGATAATAACCACTCTTACTTCCAACACCCTTACTTTGTCTTAACTGGAATTCCAGGGCTTGAACAAAAGTATTATTGGATGGCATTCCCATTGGGTGCTATATATGTCATTGCTCTCTTTGGCAATGGCGTCATCATCTCTACCATCAAGTCTGAATCATCCCTGCATATCCCCATGTACTATTTTCTGTGCATGCTGGCATTGGCAGACATGGGGCTTGCCCTTTGTACTTTGCCTTCTATGCTAGGCATATTCTGGTTTAACCACAAGTCCATTGCCTTTGATGCCTGCCTTGTTCAGATGTACTTCATTCACACCTTCTCCGCCATTGAATCTGGCGTGCTGGTGGCCATGGCCTTTGATCGGGTTGTAGCCATCTGGACCCCGCTCAGGTATGGTACTATCCTAACCAATGGTGTGGTCTGCAGAACAGGGACAGTCATCTTGACAAGGGCAGTGTGTGTGGTCTTTCCTGTGCCTTTCCTCATCAAACGACTTCCCTTCTATCGCTCCAatattctctcccactccttctgcctcCACCAAGATGTCATGCGCCTTGCCTGTGCCAGCACCCGGGTCAACAGTCTCTATGGCCTCATTGCTGTCATCTTCACCAAGGGTTCTGActccctctccatcctcctctcctATGTGTTCATACTCCAAACAGTAATGGCCATTGCCTCAGGGGAGGGCCGGCTGAAGGCACTCAACACCTGTGTTTCACACATCTGTGCTGTACTCATCTTCTATGTTCCACTTATTGGGGTGTCTGTCATTCATCGTTTTGGAAAGCACCTTTCACCACTGACTCATGCCCTCATGGCTAATGCCTACCTTCTTGTACCCCCTGTGCTGAACCCTATAGTCTATACTGTGAAGACCAAGGAGATACGAAAGAAAATCATCCAAATATTTGTTCAAAGCAAGATTACTGCAGAGGGTTAA
- the LOC116600010 gene encoding olfactory receptor 51H1 — MTMNSNASQANHHSFILTGIPGMPDKNAWMAFPLGFLYTLTLLGNGTILVVIKVDESLHEPMYYFLSILALTDISLSMSTLPSMLSIFWFNAPEIPFDACITQMFFIHGFGVVESGVLVSMAFDRFVAIRDPLRYASVLTHGIIGKIGITVLIRAICVVFPVPFLIKRLPFCRSNVLSHSYCLHQDAMRLACASTRINSLYGLIIVIFTLGLDALIILFSYVLILKTVLGIASRDERLKALNTCLSHICAVLLFYIPLIGVTMIHRFGKHLSPVVHTLMANIYLLLPPVLNPIVYSVKTKQIRRRIINMFQRKMNRT, encoded by the coding sequence ATGACAATGAACTCAAATGCATCACAGGCCAACCATCACAGTTTCATTTTAACAGGTATACCTGGGATGCCAGATAAAAATGCATGGATGGCCTTTCCCTTGGGATTTCTCTACACACTAACTCTCCTGGGAAATGGTACGATTTTGGTTGTCATCAAGGTAGATGAGAGTCTCCATGAGCCTATGTACTACTTCCTCTCCATCTTGGCTCTCACTGATATTAGTCTCTCCATGTCCACCTTGCCCTCCATGCTCAGCATCTTCTGGTTTAATGCCCCTGAAATTCCCTTTGATGCATGCATTACACAGATGTTTTTCATCCATGGATTTGGAGTGGTAGAATCAGGAGTTTTAGTGTCCATGGCCTTTGACAGATTTGTGGCCATCCGAGACCCATTACGCTATGCTTCTGTCCTCACCCATGGCATCATTGGAAAGATTGGAATAACTGTCCTCATCCGGGCAATCTGTGTAGTCTTCCCTGTTCCCTTCCTTATAAAGCGGCTACCGTTTTGCCGTTCCAATGTCTTGTCTCATTCATACTGTCTCCACCAAGATGCAATGCGGCTAGCCTGTGCCAGCACCCGCATTAACAGTCTCTATGGACTCATCATAGTCATCTTCACATTGGGGCTGGATGCCCtcatcattctcttttcttatgtGCTCATCTTAAAGACTGTGCTGGGCATTGCTTCCAGAGATGAAAGGCTCAAAGCCCTCAACACCTGCCTCTCTCACATCTGTGCTGTGCTCCTCTTCTATATTCCTCTCATTGGTGTCACCATGATCCACAGATTTGGGAAGCATTTGTCACCAGTAGTCCACACACTCATGGCCAATATCTATCTGTTACTCCCCCCTGTACTCAATCCCATTGTCTATAGTGTGAAGACCAAGCAGATACGAAGGCGGATCATAAACATGTTCCAGAGGAAAATGAACAGGACCTAG